GCTTGTTAAACTCACCGCTCTTTAGAGCATCAACGTGGAAACTGGCATTGATGGCAATATAGTCGCGTATCATTTCCAGCCACTTCATCTGTTCTTCTGTAAACGGGGCTGTTCCTGCACCACGGACACCTCCCTTGTTGGCATTACGCTCGAAGATCCATTCCTTGTAGCGTTTTTTCACCATATCTGCAAAGGGGTATATCTCTGGTATCTGTCCCCACTCATACTTGATAATCTGAATGATGTCAACCAGTTCCTTAAGAACAGTTTTCTTGCGGGTCATATCTGAGTATGCCGAGAATATCAAACTACCATTGAGCATATTGTTGTAACGTTGCATCTTGTCGTAAAGCTCATGTATCATTGCTTCGGTAATGTGGCGGTTTCGATAGTCCTGATGATATATGATGTTGAGAGCTGTTATCTCGTCTTTATTGGTCTCAATAAACTCTTTCAGGGTCTCACGAACCTTAGCTTTGGTCTCCGCCACGTCGGTTTCAAAACCTGCGTATGTCAGATGATCCAATGCTGGATCAATGGTCTGGTCGTTAGAGTTACGGACGTTCATCAGGAAATCACGGACTTTCGGCTCATAGATGGGTTTTGCTGCTTCAAGGCAACGTTTCTTGATAACATCCTTTCTTACTTCTTCCTTATCTACGGGCGAAAGGGTAGGATATTCGGGATGTTCAGTCTTTATCGTATCTTCTATCCTATCAACATCATGTACGTTCTTAATATTAGTAGACAGCTGTCGAAGTGACGTTCCTCCAGATACCTTCTTGAATTCCTCACGCTCCTTGTCGGTAAGTACCCTGTCAATATGTTCAAGTCGTGTACCAAGGGTGCTGAAGGTTTCTTCCGATATGTCTCCAGTCACCACCGCATCAAGCAGTGACTTGAATGAGACGGTTGGTTTCACATCACCACCACATTTCTTCTTGGCAGCACATTTGTCAGATTTGGTTACGCCCACAGCATCTACAATCACATACCCTAATTTGGGGGTACTTGCTGACGGCGAAGCCTGTTTCAGACTTTCCAAGTCCATTGTCCTCCTTGCCCTTCCCAGCATCTGCTCATAGTAGTTCTCACTGCGGATGTCACGCATAAACAGAAGTATCTCAATGGCTTTTACATCAGTACCTGTTGCTATCTTGTTCACTGTTACAGCCACACGAGGATAGAATTCATTGCGGAAAGCATAGAGTAGTGAGGTTTCGTTTTCTTCGGACTTGAAAGTTATCTTCTTGCAGAAGTCGTTACCTTCATTGAACACCTCTTTCACCAAAGCAACAATATCGTCTGCATGACTGTCGTTCTTGGCAAATATGAGCGTCTTTGGCAATTCCTTCCTGTCCTTGTAGTATTCCCATTTCTTCCAGTTATCCTTGAAAGTCTTTAGGATTACCCTGATTTGCGATTTATTGACTACGGAGTTGTCAAGGTCTTTCCCATCGTAAGCTATATCTTCATCTGTTGACTCCCAACGCTGTTTCCTTGTCCGTTTGTCACGAATCTCTATCTGCTGGTTAATCTTTGCAACGATGCCGCCCTGTTTGGTCTTTTCCGTTTCTATGCTGAAAGTACCAAGTGCGCCCACGTTCACACCATCTGAAACAGCTTCCTCATGGGTGTATTCACTTACAACATTCTCGTCAAAGAAGGCGTATGTATGTTGGTTCGGAGTAGCGGTCAGTCCAATAAGGAAAGCATCGAAATACTCCAGCACTTGCCTCCATTGGTTGTAAATGGAACGGTGGCACTCGTCTATAATGATAAAATCGAAGAACTCTGGTGGATATTCTGAATTGTATTTCACCTCTCGCTCTGTTCCTGTTGTTGTACCTGGTTCATCGTCCACGTCATCTGGCATGGAAGATAGGTTTCCTGTCAGCATAGAATATACACGCTGAATCGTACTTATGCAGATTTGGGTGCTTTGAGGAATGTTCGATGTCTGAATGCGCTGAATGTTATATAGGGCATTCAGTTTCTCTGTGCTATCGTAAGGCTGGTAGTTCTTGTATTCCGTTTCGGCTTGCATTCCAAGGTTCTTCGTGTCAACAAGAAATAGTATTCGCTTGGCTTTTGCGAACTTCAACAGCCGATATGTGTTGGTGATGGCGGTATAGGTTTTTCCTGCACCAGTTGCCATCTGAACCAATGAACGTGGTTTGTTGTTACCGAAAGACTTTTCAAGGTTTAATATAGCCTTTATCTGACATTCACGGAATCCTTCTTCTGGCAGTTCAGGGAACTCTTGCAATCGACCTCGCAGCGTTTTCTTTCCATTGAACTTATAATCTTTTATCCAATACAGTAACTGCTCTGGCCTGTGAAATGAGAACAGCTTACGCACTCTGGGCTTCGGGTCAAGCAAGTCTGTGAAGTGTGTCAATACACCTGTCGCCTCGTAGATGAAGCGCATGTCCTTCTTGGAATAATTGGCCCATTTCAAACCAGAACTTACATATCCTTCATTCTGCTCATGTGCTGCTGTCACAAGGTGAACGCCCTCTTCATCGGGCTTGGCTTCAATTACACCTACAGGAGTACCTTCAATGAAAAGGGCATAATCAACCTCTTCATTGTCACTTGTGAGGTATTCACGGACTGCGACTCCAAGAGACGCAATAGGGTTGAACTCCTGACGATCCTGGATTACCCAACCAGCATCTTCAAGTTTCTTGTCTATTATCTGCCTTGCCTTTTCTTCTGGTGCCATATTGATAGCGTTTAGATGTTACACATGGCCTTGGTTTCATACTTCCGATAAGTGCATATTATCCCAAGTTAGTGCAAAGGTACACATTTTTACCCAAATTCCCCTTAGTTTAAGTTTTAATGCGCCATAATTTAACGAAAATTTCTACTTTTGCCACAATTATGAAGTCTAAAAGAGCGTTTTATGTGTCTACTAACGTCATACTATATAAAGTTACCCCTTCAATGATGCCTTTTTTGCATTTTATTGAATGAAATGGGCTATAATTCATAAAAATAGAGTACCTTTGCATCTGGATTTCATCTGCATGGCTTTATGTTAACAGAAACAGGCAACATAAAAACGGATCAAGAGCATCTGACCATCCTTCCAAATGTAGACTTGGGGATTGGGAGAATCAGAAAACTCTTGTGTTGGTCAGAAGAGCATGAACCTTCTGCTCTTGCTCCTTATCTGCCATGCCTCTTTGAATACATTGCTTTCAGTGAAGGAGTGGTCATTCCGTTCTTTCAGGTTCTTCATGCGAATCTTAAGAAACACATTTATAGTCTCTATGTATATCTGAGAGACAACGGCAAAGAGCCAGAATCTTTTTTGACGCACGATGAAGCCTTTGACTTCTTATGCACATTAGGACATACCGACACCCGTAATATCATTGACCACTACAACAGACTTCCATCAAATGTTTACACAAGTGTCATAAACTCTATTCAGGCCCAGGACAAGACTGCATTTATAGCAGCATTAAAAGAAACAGACTGCCAAGATCTAATGGGAATATTGTGGACGATGCGCTATCTACTGTTTGGAATCAAGAGTGAAAAGGACGTTAGGATAATCAAACGTGGCAAAAAGATTCAGTTGGAAAATCTCTGGCTGACAGATACTGGGTTAGCACCATTTTTCAGAAATATCCCGAAAGAGGAAGAAGAACAGTTCGCCGTAGAAAGGATAAAACTTCTTTGCGGATTCGACACAAAGAGCTTTGCACGCAGACATCGGATAGGTAGGCAACAATACAACTGTGATACAATTGCTGAGACAAGACCATATACCCATTATACTGATAGTAAGAGAAAGCCTTGGAAGCAGTTCTTGTTAGAGTCCGAGAAAGAAGGAACCATATCAATATCCCTTTCATCCATTACATACAACTGCAAAATTCAGACTTACAAAATCCTCCTGTCTGCATTAAGGAGCCACAAAAATGAGATAAGCCAGCGATTCGGAAATGCTGGAGGCAAATCATTCGCTGCTGCTATCGAGCAAAAATGGGAGAATGGAGATTGGGATTATGTGGAATTGGAATGCCAAGACTTTCTGGACTTCATAACCTTATCCCTTCATCAAATGAAATCCGTCTATCATATGGTCGATGGATTGCTCAGTGACGAAGACAAGGATTTACTGAACTGGATTGTGTCATTATACACTGATGATGAGCAACAGACAATTATAGTGGAAGAGCATCAAGACACCAGGCACGAAGATCAAACTTTTGATGGTAACGATAGCATATTCTTAAGGGAGAAAAGGTATGTCACGGTTCTTAACTCAAAACTTAAAGGAAGCAATAGCGAAGAGAAGGATAGAGAACTACCCAAATGTCTGTCTCTGCTATATGACGAACTGACGAAAGAGGGACTTATAGATACGACTTCCTCCAAGTCTCTTTTTGTATATCGTTTCAGCGGACAAGGAGAACCTTATCCACCTTCTTCCAAAATAAACTGGAGAGGAAAGAATGTTCTGTTAGGTCATATTATACGATGCCTGTTGTCAGATGCAAGAAACACTCCAGAGGACATGGGCATAGCAGCAGAGTTCTTTGAGTCGAAGACTGGAAAGCCTATAAATCCAGCCACAGCCAGGTACGTTTCTGTGAACAACTACGAAAAAGAAAGGAACAATCTGGATCCTAATTTTGTGGAAGCAGTAGAGCTTCTTCGCCGTTGTGGATTTATCAACGTAGAATACACCACAAAGCGGAGATAATCACTCTTGAACGGTCAAAAATCGTGCTTTCACCAAGATTCCACGTTAAACTTTCATAAAAGAAAAACGGAACCTCAAACGGAACCTCTAAAGATGAGAAAAACAAAACCCGCTGAAAATCAGCGGGTTTCAATTTAATTAAGCGGAGAGAGAGGAACTTGAACTTATACTGAATCTCATGAGGAAATATAATCTTCCGCTGAGTCCTATCCTAGAATATGCTATCAAAGAGAAAATGGATGAGTTTCCTGAGACTAATACCCCAGACTATGAAGAAGAATCGCTCACGGAAAACTATTCTAATGAGGTCGTTGTAGATCTATCTAGTCAGCAATCATATAAGGACGAGCAAAGTGCTTCCCTACAAGGCTACTCTCTACAAAATCAAGGTAACCATTGCAATATTATAGATGCTTCTGGCGAGAGGGTTTTTTCTTCAAGTGGCAAACTGACCATTATAGAAGGGAAATTCTATAGAGTTAGCTATACCTATTCTTTTATTTCGATGAATTTGGTAAAGAAAGATGATCGGGGGCTATATGTCTTAGGTAAAAGGATTCTTAATGCGCACCATCGTTCTCCTCTGTATACTGCACTTGACGAACAAGGATACTTAGACCAGGTTAAATCTGTCAGATATGATAAAGATACTGACGAATATCTCATATTAGTTAAAGGCAGATGGTATGGAAGTTCTGGATATTACGCTGATTCCAATCAGAAAGAGAATGAGGATGATTCGAGTAATAATACTGAAGAATTGCAAACAATTAAGACTGCAAATGACCTAAAGATTGTCGATTTTGGTGAGAGGTCGATTGCTGTTATTGGTGACACAAAGCCTCATAAAGAAGCACTCCGGGCAATGGGTGGATACTTTATGATACGAACCCAGTGGGGGCCCGCATGGACATTCCCAAACAAAAAGCGCGAGAGAATAAAAGCTTATATCGATGGTGACACTTCGGTTGTAGACCACTGGGAGAATGGTAGTCAAGAAGAATCTCTTAAAAGAAGTTCCTCTCGTTACATAATAAATGTAAAATATCCAAATGGGAGTGAATTTAGTAGTAATCTTGTATGGGAAACCTTGGTCGATGTTGTGAACTACGCAGGAGCAGAACGTGTAAAGCAACTGAATATTGTATGTATGGGCGATAATCTTGTTTCATCACGTTTAAATGATAACCCACTATACAGAAGCGCTCAGAAAGATATTGGTCGGGGACTGTATGTCTGTACTTACTCGTCAACGGAGACTAAGTTTAAACAGATTGAGAGAATCAATCAAGAACTTCAGTTAGGATTAATCGTAGAGAAAGTATATATTGATGAGAATGGCAACTCGCAGGTAAAAAGGGATGACGAGCTTTATACATGGGGGGAATTAAAGTTAGGCTCACGTGATCGAACAAAATACTCATTTGAAGGAGGACAATTATTAAGCAAACGACGTTTTGTGCTTGAAGTCGTCAAATATTATGTGCGTTGCCACCCTCAAATATCTTATGAAAGTTTGATCCGTGTGTTTCCTTCTACTTTAAATTCCAATAAGTCAAATGGTGTAGTTAAGCGTTATAATGACGTGGCAAAACAGGTTGCACTAAATCCAGATGTACGAAACCGCTTTTTTATGAAAGCCGATGAGGTTATAACTCTTTCCAACGGAATGCAAGTTGTAGTCCATAACCAGTGGGGTGATGATTTCGACAATTTTCTTAAAGTCGCTGAAAGTCAATATACTGTCAAATCAAGTGACGAGAGTTATGTCCAAAGTATATCGCCGGCCTCTGACAAAGATAAAGGTAAGCCATTGGCCAATTCTGTTGAATCAAAAGAAGACAGGCGGATCGGTTATACTGT
This region of Prevotella sp. E13-27 genomic DNA includes:
- a CDS encoding DEAD/DEAH box helicase family protein gives rise to the protein MAPEEKARQIIDKKLEDAGWVIQDRQEFNPIASLGVAVREYLTSDNEEVDYALFIEGTPVGVIEAKPDEEGVHLVTAAHEQNEGYVSSGLKWANYSKKDMRFIYEATGVLTHFTDLLDPKPRVRKLFSFHRPEQLLYWIKDYKFNGKKTLRGRLQEFPELPEEGFRECQIKAILNLEKSFGNNKPRSLVQMATGAGKTYTAITNTYRLLKFAKAKRILFLVDTKNLGMQAETEYKNYQPYDSTEKLNALYNIQRIQTSNIPQSTQICISTIQRVYSMLTGNLSSMPDDVDDEPGTTTGTEREVKYNSEYPPEFFDFIIIDECHRSIYNQWRQVLEYFDAFLIGLTATPNQHTYAFFDENVVSEYTHEEAVSDGVNVGALGTFSIETEKTKQGGIVAKINQQIEIRDKRTRKQRWESTDEDIAYDGKDLDNSVVNKSQIRVILKTFKDNWKKWEYYKDRKELPKTLIFAKNDSHADDIVALVKEVFNEGNDFCKKITFKSEENETSLLYAFRNEFYPRVAVTVNKIATGTDVKAIEILLFMRDIRSENYYEQMLGRARRTMDLESLKQASPSASTPKLGYVIVDAVGVTKSDKCAAKKKCGGDVKPTVSFKSLLDAVVTGDISEETFSTLGTRLEHIDRVLTDKEREEFKKVSGGTSLRQLSTNIKNVHDVDRIEDTIKTEHPEYPTLSPVDKEEVRKDVIKKRCLEAAKPIYEPKVRDFLMNVRNSNDQTIDPALDHLTYAGFETDVAETKAKVRETLKEFIETNKDEITALNIIYHQDYRNRHITEAMIHELYDKMQRYNNMLNGSLIFSAYSDMTRKKTVLKELVDIIQIIKYEWGQIPEIYPFADMVKKRYKEWIFERNANKGGVRGAGTAPFTEEQMKWLEMIRDYIAINASFHVDALKSGEFNKLGGTAKYYSLFGSQWKDIIIELNQKLVA